A single window of Coffea eugenioides isolate CCC68of chromosome 7, Ceug_1.0, whole genome shotgun sequence DNA harbors:
- the LOC113777392 gene encoding NADPH-dependent diflavin oxidoreductase 1 isoform X1 — protein MEDEPNKKKLLILYASETGNAMDAAERLGREADRRCCPVSVLCIDDFEPKSLPFEETVIFVVSTTGQGDVPDSMKGFWRFLLQRSLSKEWLKGVDYGVFGLGDSSYQKYNFVAKKLDKRLLDLGARSLIERGLGDDQHPSGYEGALDPWMSKLWKTLYNKAPNLFPNDPNTATLNGTWVDQPKIQITYHDVGKGNSQCSAAIDFKSLEMLIERTRSMSPGKSSGKMRPDCFLNLTENCPLTRPGSGKDVWHLEFEAVSSSFSLFQSIHYDVGDVLEVLPSQDPVAVDAFMKRCNLNPEAYITVQPSKKENSMGDTNHAPDIPVKLKTFVELTMDIASASPRRYFFEIMSNFASAQHEKERLQYFASPEGRDDLYQYNQKERRTVLEVLEDFPSVQMPLEWLVQLIPPLKTRAFSISSSNSAHPNQVHLTVSVVSWTTPYKRTRKGLCSTWLAGLHPQQRVLIPAWFHKGSLPSPSPSVPLILIGPGTGCAPFRGFVEERALQSKSGPTAPVLFFFGCRNEENDFLYRDFWLSHLQSGGVLSEDKGGGFYVAFSRDQPQKVYVQHKMREQSTKIWNLLAGGAAVYVAGSANKMPSDVLAALEEIISLEGGVTKEVAARWIHALEKSGKYHVEAWS, from the exons ATGGAGGACGAGCCGAACAAGAAGAAGCTGCTAATACTTTACGCTTCAGAAACTGGAAATGCCATGGACGCAGCTGAGCGATTAGGTCGCGAAGCCGATCGCCGCTGCTGCCCCGTCTCCGTCCTCTGCATCGATGACTTTGAACCC AAAAGTTTACCTTTTGAAGAGACGGTCATTTTTGTGGTTTCAACCACCGGCCAAGGGGACGTTCCGGATTCCATGAAG GGGTTTTGGAGGTTTTTATTGCAGAGGAGTTTAAGTAAGGAGTGGCTTAAAGGAGTTGATTATGGCGTGTTTGGATTGGGTGATTCGAGCTACCAGAAATATAAT TTTGTTGCGAAGAAGCTAGACAAAAGACTGTTGGATCTTGGTGCTAGATCCCTGATTGAAAGAGGTCTTGGAGATGATCAGCATCCATCAGG GTATGAAGGAGCTCTGGAcccttggatgtccaaattGTGGAAGACATTGTACAATAAGGCTCCTAATTTGTTCCCTAATGATCCAAATACTGCCACATTAAATGGTACTTGGGTGGATCAGCCGAAGATACAGATAACATATCATGATGTTGGTAAAGGAAATTCTCAATGTTCAGCCGCCATTG ACTTCAAAAGTCTTGAGATGCTGATCGAGAGAACTCGTTCAATGTCCCCTGGGAAATCTTCTGGCAAGATGAGGCCTGATTGCTTTCTAAATTTG ACAGAAAACTGCCCATTAACTAGGCCAGGTAGCGGCAAGGATGTATGGCACTTAGAGTTCGAAGCAGTTTCATCA TCTTTTTCCTTGTTTcagtctattcactatgatgtTGGTGATGTTCTCGAGGTGCTTCCCAGCCAAGATCCTGTTGCAGTTGATGCTTTCATGAAGCGTTGTAATTTGAACCCAGAAGCTTACATCACT GTTCAACCAAGCAAGAAAGAGAATTCCATGGGTGATACTAACCATGCTCCGGACATCCCtgtgaaattgaaaacttttgtgGAATTAACAATGGATATTGCATCAGCTTCGCCCAGACGCTATTTCTTTGAG ATCATGAGTAATTTTGCCAGTGCTCAACATGAGAAGGAAAGGCTGCAGTATTTTGCGTCGCCTGAAGGAAGAGATGATCTATATCAATACAACCAAAAGGAACGAAGAACTGTGCTGGAG gTCTTAGAAGATTTCCCTTCTGTGCAAATGCCACTTGAATGGTTGGTACAGTTAATTCCTCCACTAAAGACGAGAgctttctccatttcttcttctaattCTGCTCACCCAAACCAAGTACACTTGACGGTGAGCGTTGTGTCTTGGACAACACCATACAAAAGGACGCGCAAGGGTCTTTGTTCAACATGGCTAGCTGGACTTCATCCGCAGCAAA GAGTCCTAATTCCGGCATGGTTTCACAAAGGTTCTCTTCCTTCACCTTCACCCTCAGTTCCACTTATTCTCATTGGACCCGGGACTGGTTGTGCTCCATTCCGTGGATTTGTGGAGGAAAGAGCCCTTCAAAGTAAATCTGGTCCGACAGCTCCagtgcttttcttttttggttgcAGAAATGAGGAGAATGACTTCTTATATCGAGACTTTTGGTTGTCCCATTTACAAAGTGGCGGAGTACTTTCAGAGGACAAAGGTGGAGGATTTTATGTTGCGTTCTCAAGAGACCAGCCACAAAAGGTGTATGTGCAACATAAAATGCGAGAACAAAGCACGAAAATCTGGAATCTGCTTGCTGGGGGGGCTGCTGTCTACGTTGCAGGTTCTGCTAACAAAATGCCCTCTGATGTATTGGCAGCTCTGGAGGAAATAATTTCCTTAGAGGGTGGAGTTACGAAAGAAGTTGCTGCAAGGTGGATTCACGCGCTGGAAAAGTCTGGCAAGTACCATGTCGAAGCCTGGTCTTGA
- the LOC113777392 gene encoding NADPH-dependent diflavin oxidoreductase 1 isoform X2 has product MEDEPNKKKLLILYASETGNAMDAAERLGREADRRCCPVSVLCIDDFEPKSLPFEETVIFVVSTTGQGDVPDSMKGFWRFLLQRSLSKEWLKGVDYGVFGLGDSSYQKYNFVAKKLDKRLLDLGARSLIERGLGDDQHPSGYEGALDPWMSKLWKTLYNKAPNLFPNDPNTATLNGTWVDQPKIQITYHDVGKGNSQCSAAIDFKSLEMLIERTRSMSPGKSSGKMRPDCFLNLTENCPLTRPGSGKDVWHLEFEAVSSSIHYDVGDVLEVLPSQDPVAVDAFMKRCNLNPEAYITVQPSKKENSMGDTNHAPDIPVKLKTFVELTMDIASASPRRYFFEIMSNFASAQHEKERLQYFASPEGRDDLYQYNQKERRTVLEVLEDFPSVQMPLEWLVQLIPPLKTRAFSISSSNSAHPNQVHLTVSVVSWTTPYKRTRKGLCSTWLAGLHPQQRVLIPAWFHKGSLPSPSPSVPLILIGPGTGCAPFRGFVEERALQSKSGPTAPVLFFFGCRNEENDFLYRDFWLSHLQSGGVLSEDKGGGFYVAFSRDQPQKVYVQHKMREQSTKIWNLLAGGAAVYVAGSANKMPSDVLAALEEIISLEGGVTKEVAARWIHALEKSGKYHVEAWS; this is encoded by the exons ATGGAGGACGAGCCGAACAAGAAGAAGCTGCTAATACTTTACGCTTCAGAAACTGGAAATGCCATGGACGCAGCTGAGCGATTAGGTCGCGAAGCCGATCGCCGCTGCTGCCCCGTCTCCGTCCTCTGCATCGATGACTTTGAACCC AAAAGTTTACCTTTTGAAGAGACGGTCATTTTTGTGGTTTCAACCACCGGCCAAGGGGACGTTCCGGATTCCATGAAG GGGTTTTGGAGGTTTTTATTGCAGAGGAGTTTAAGTAAGGAGTGGCTTAAAGGAGTTGATTATGGCGTGTTTGGATTGGGTGATTCGAGCTACCAGAAATATAAT TTTGTTGCGAAGAAGCTAGACAAAAGACTGTTGGATCTTGGTGCTAGATCCCTGATTGAAAGAGGTCTTGGAGATGATCAGCATCCATCAGG GTATGAAGGAGCTCTGGAcccttggatgtccaaattGTGGAAGACATTGTACAATAAGGCTCCTAATTTGTTCCCTAATGATCCAAATACTGCCACATTAAATGGTACTTGGGTGGATCAGCCGAAGATACAGATAACATATCATGATGTTGGTAAAGGAAATTCTCAATGTTCAGCCGCCATTG ACTTCAAAAGTCTTGAGATGCTGATCGAGAGAACTCGTTCAATGTCCCCTGGGAAATCTTCTGGCAAGATGAGGCCTGATTGCTTTCTAAATTTG ACAGAAAACTGCCCATTAACTAGGCCAGGTAGCGGCAAGGATGTATGGCACTTAGAGTTCGAAGCAGTTTCATCA tctattcactatgatgtTGGTGATGTTCTCGAGGTGCTTCCCAGCCAAGATCCTGTTGCAGTTGATGCTTTCATGAAGCGTTGTAATTTGAACCCAGAAGCTTACATCACT GTTCAACCAAGCAAGAAAGAGAATTCCATGGGTGATACTAACCATGCTCCGGACATCCCtgtgaaattgaaaacttttgtgGAATTAACAATGGATATTGCATCAGCTTCGCCCAGACGCTATTTCTTTGAG ATCATGAGTAATTTTGCCAGTGCTCAACATGAGAAGGAAAGGCTGCAGTATTTTGCGTCGCCTGAAGGAAGAGATGATCTATATCAATACAACCAAAAGGAACGAAGAACTGTGCTGGAG gTCTTAGAAGATTTCCCTTCTGTGCAAATGCCACTTGAATGGTTGGTACAGTTAATTCCTCCACTAAAGACGAGAgctttctccatttcttcttctaattCTGCTCACCCAAACCAAGTACACTTGACGGTGAGCGTTGTGTCTTGGACAACACCATACAAAAGGACGCGCAAGGGTCTTTGTTCAACATGGCTAGCTGGACTTCATCCGCAGCAAA GAGTCCTAATTCCGGCATGGTTTCACAAAGGTTCTCTTCCTTCACCTTCACCCTCAGTTCCACTTATTCTCATTGGACCCGGGACTGGTTGTGCTCCATTCCGTGGATTTGTGGAGGAAAGAGCCCTTCAAAGTAAATCTGGTCCGACAGCTCCagtgcttttcttttttggttgcAGAAATGAGGAGAATGACTTCTTATATCGAGACTTTTGGTTGTCCCATTTACAAAGTGGCGGAGTACTTTCAGAGGACAAAGGTGGAGGATTTTATGTTGCGTTCTCAAGAGACCAGCCACAAAAGGTGTATGTGCAACATAAAATGCGAGAACAAAGCACGAAAATCTGGAATCTGCTTGCTGGGGGGGCTGCTGTCTACGTTGCAGGTTCTGCTAACAAAATGCCCTCTGATGTATTGGCAGCTCTGGAGGAAATAATTTCCTTAGAGGGTGGAGTTACGAAAGAAGTTGCTGCAAGGTGGATTCACGCGCTGGAAAAGTCTGGCAAGTACCATGTCGAAGCCTGGTCTTGA
- the LOC113777392 gene encoding NADPH-dependent diflavin oxidoreductase 1 isoform X4: MFVAKKLDKRLLDLGARSLIERGLGDDQHPSGYEGALDPWMSKLWKTLYNKAPNLFPNDPNTATLNGTWVDQPKIQITYHDVGKGNSQCSAAIDFKSLEMLIERTRSMSPGKSSGKMRPDCFLNLTENCPLTRPGSGKDVWHLEFEAVSSSFSLFQSIHYDVGDVLEVLPSQDPVAVDAFMKRCNLNPEAYITVQPSKKENSMGDTNHAPDIPVKLKTFVELTMDIASASPRRYFFEIMSNFASAQHEKERLQYFASPEGRDDLYQYNQKERRTVLEVLEDFPSVQMPLEWLVQLIPPLKTRAFSISSSNSAHPNQVHLTVSVVSWTTPYKRTRKGLCSTWLAGLHPQQRVLIPAWFHKGSLPSPSPSVPLILIGPGTGCAPFRGFVEERALQSKSGPTAPVLFFFGCRNEENDFLYRDFWLSHLQSGGVLSEDKGGGFYVAFSRDQPQKVYVQHKMREQSTKIWNLLAGGAAVYVAGSANKMPSDVLAALEEIISLEGGVTKEVAARWIHALEKSGKYHVEAWS, encoded by the exons ATG TTTGTTGCGAAGAAGCTAGACAAAAGACTGTTGGATCTTGGTGCTAGATCCCTGATTGAAAGAGGTCTTGGAGATGATCAGCATCCATCAGG GTATGAAGGAGCTCTGGAcccttggatgtccaaattGTGGAAGACATTGTACAATAAGGCTCCTAATTTGTTCCCTAATGATCCAAATACTGCCACATTAAATGGTACTTGGGTGGATCAGCCGAAGATACAGATAACATATCATGATGTTGGTAAAGGAAATTCTCAATGTTCAGCCGCCATTG ACTTCAAAAGTCTTGAGATGCTGATCGAGAGAACTCGTTCAATGTCCCCTGGGAAATCTTCTGGCAAGATGAGGCCTGATTGCTTTCTAAATTTG ACAGAAAACTGCCCATTAACTAGGCCAGGTAGCGGCAAGGATGTATGGCACTTAGAGTTCGAAGCAGTTTCATCA TCTTTTTCCTTGTTTcagtctattcactatgatgtTGGTGATGTTCTCGAGGTGCTTCCCAGCCAAGATCCTGTTGCAGTTGATGCTTTCATGAAGCGTTGTAATTTGAACCCAGAAGCTTACATCACT GTTCAACCAAGCAAGAAAGAGAATTCCATGGGTGATACTAACCATGCTCCGGACATCCCtgtgaaattgaaaacttttgtgGAATTAACAATGGATATTGCATCAGCTTCGCCCAGACGCTATTTCTTTGAG ATCATGAGTAATTTTGCCAGTGCTCAACATGAGAAGGAAAGGCTGCAGTATTTTGCGTCGCCTGAAGGAAGAGATGATCTATATCAATACAACCAAAAGGAACGAAGAACTGTGCTGGAG gTCTTAGAAGATTTCCCTTCTGTGCAAATGCCACTTGAATGGTTGGTACAGTTAATTCCTCCACTAAAGACGAGAgctttctccatttcttcttctaattCTGCTCACCCAAACCAAGTACACTTGACGGTGAGCGTTGTGTCTTGGACAACACCATACAAAAGGACGCGCAAGGGTCTTTGTTCAACATGGCTAGCTGGACTTCATCCGCAGCAAA GAGTCCTAATTCCGGCATGGTTTCACAAAGGTTCTCTTCCTTCACCTTCACCCTCAGTTCCACTTATTCTCATTGGACCCGGGACTGGTTGTGCTCCATTCCGTGGATTTGTGGAGGAAAGAGCCCTTCAAAGTAAATCTGGTCCGACAGCTCCagtgcttttcttttttggttgcAGAAATGAGGAGAATGACTTCTTATATCGAGACTTTTGGTTGTCCCATTTACAAAGTGGCGGAGTACTTTCAGAGGACAAAGGTGGAGGATTTTATGTTGCGTTCTCAAGAGACCAGCCACAAAAGGTGTATGTGCAACATAAAATGCGAGAACAAAGCACGAAAATCTGGAATCTGCTTGCTGGGGGGGCTGCTGTCTACGTTGCAGGTTCTGCTAACAAAATGCCCTCTGATGTATTGGCAGCTCTGGAGGAAATAATTTCCTTAGAGGGTGGAGTTACGAAAGAAGTTGCTGCAAGGTGGATTCACGCGCTGGAAAAGTCTGGCAAGTACCATGTCGAAGCCTGGTCTTGA
- the LOC113777392 gene encoding NADPH-dependent diflavin oxidoreductase 1 isoform X6: MLIERTRSMSPGKSSGKMRPDCFLNLTENCPLTRPGSGKDVWHLEFEAVSSSFSLFQSIHYDVGDVLEVLPSQDPVAVDAFMKRCNLNPEAYITVQPSKKENSMGDTNHAPDIPVKLKTFVELTMDIASASPRRYFFEIMSNFASAQHEKERLQYFASPEGRDDLYQYNQKERRTVLEVLEDFPSVQMPLEWLVQLIPPLKTRAFSISSSNSAHPNQVHLTVSVVSWTTPYKRTRKGLCSTWLAGLHPQQRVLIPAWFHKGSLPSPSPSVPLILIGPGTGCAPFRGFVEERALQSKSGPTAPVLFFFGCRNEENDFLYRDFWLSHLQSGGVLSEDKGGGFYVAFSRDQPQKVYVQHKMREQSTKIWNLLAGGAAVYVAGSANKMPSDVLAALEEIISLEGGVTKEVAARWIHALEKSGKYHVEAWS; this comes from the exons ATGCTGATCGAGAGAACTCGTTCAATGTCCCCTGGGAAATCTTCTGGCAAGATGAGGCCTGATTGCTTTCTAAATTTG ACAGAAAACTGCCCATTAACTAGGCCAGGTAGCGGCAAGGATGTATGGCACTTAGAGTTCGAAGCAGTTTCATCA TCTTTTTCCTTGTTTcagtctattcactatgatgtTGGTGATGTTCTCGAGGTGCTTCCCAGCCAAGATCCTGTTGCAGTTGATGCTTTCATGAAGCGTTGTAATTTGAACCCAGAAGCTTACATCACT GTTCAACCAAGCAAGAAAGAGAATTCCATGGGTGATACTAACCATGCTCCGGACATCCCtgtgaaattgaaaacttttgtgGAATTAACAATGGATATTGCATCAGCTTCGCCCAGACGCTATTTCTTTGAG ATCATGAGTAATTTTGCCAGTGCTCAACATGAGAAGGAAAGGCTGCAGTATTTTGCGTCGCCTGAAGGAAGAGATGATCTATATCAATACAACCAAAAGGAACGAAGAACTGTGCTGGAG gTCTTAGAAGATTTCCCTTCTGTGCAAATGCCACTTGAATGGTTGGTACAGTTAATTCCTCCACTAAAGACGAGAgctttctccatttcttcttctaattCTGCTCACCCAAACCAAGTACACTTGACGGTGAGCGTTGTGTCTTGGACAACACCATACAAAAGGACGCGCAAGGGTCTTTGTTCAACATGGCTAGCTGGACTTCATCCGCAGCAAA GAGTCCTAATTCCGGCATGGTTTCACAAAGGTTCTCTTCCTTCACCTTCACCCTCAGTTCCACTTATTCTCATTGGACCCGGGACTGGTTGTGCTCCATTCCGTGGATTTGTGGAGGAAAGAGCCCTTCAAAGTAAATCTGGTCCGACAGCTCCagtgcttttcttttttggttgcAGAAATGAGGAGAATGACTTCTTATATCGAGACTTTTGGTTGTCCCATTTACAAAGTGGCGGAGTACTTTCAGAGGACAAAGGTGGAGGATTTTATGTTGCGTTCTCAAGAGACCAGCCACAAAAGGTGTATGTGCAACATAAAATGCGAGAACAAAGCACGAAAATCTGGAATCTGCTTGCTGGGGGGGCTGCTGTCTACGTTGCAGGTTCTGCTAACAAAATGCCCTCTGATGTATTGGCAGCTCTGGAGGAAATAATTTCCTTAGAGGGTGGAGTTACGAAAGAAGTTGCTGCAAGGTGGATTCACGCGCTGGAAAAGTCTGGCAAGTACCATGTCGAAGCCTGGTCTTGA
- the LOC113777392 gene encoding NADPH-dependent diflavin oxidoreductase 1 isoform X7: MASWTSSAAKSPNSGMVSQRNEENDFLYRDFWLSHLQSGGVLSEDKGGGFYVAFSRDQPQKVYVQHKMREQSTKIWNLLAGGAAVYVAGSANKMPSDVLAALEEIISLEGGVTKEVAARWIHALEKSGKYHVEAWS, encoded by the exons ATGGCTAGCTGGACTTCATCCGCAGCAAA GAGTCCTAATTCCGGCATGGTTTCACAAAG AAATGAGGAGAATGACTTCTTATATCGAGACTTTTGGTTGTCCCATTTACAAAGTGGCGGAGTACTTTCAGAGGACAAAGGTGGAGGATTTTATGTTGCGTTCTCAAGAGACCAGCCACAAAAGGTGTATGTGCAACATAAAATGCGAGAACAAAGCACGAAAATCTGGAATCTGCTTGCTGGGGGGGCTGCTGTCTACGTTGCAGGTTCTGCTAACAAAATGCCCTCTGATGTATTGGCAGCTCTGGAGGAAATAATTTCCTTAGAGGGTGGAGTTACGAAAGAAGTTGCTGCAAGGTGGATTCACGCGCTGGAAAAGTCTGGCAAGTACCATGTCGAAGCCTGGTCTTGA
- the LOC113777392 gene encoding NADPH-dependent diflavin oxidoreductase 1 isoform X5 — protein MILDACMSTIVCIWYAIHLRMKLMAVADFKSLEMLIERTRSMSPGKSSGKMRPDCFLNLTENCPLTRPGSGKDVWHLEFEAVSSSFSLFQSIHYDVGDVLEVLPSQDPVAVDAFMKRCNLNPEAYITVQPSKKENSMGDTNHAPDIPVKLKTFVELTMDIASASPRRYFFEIMSNFASAQHEKERLQYFASPEGRDDLYQYNQKERRTVLEVLEDFPSVQMPLEWLVQLIPPLKTRAFSISSSNSAHPNQVHLTVSVVSWTTPYKRTRKGLCSTWLAGLHPQQRVLIPAWFHKGSLPSPSPSVPLILIGPGTGCAPFRGFVEERALQSKSGPTAPVLFFFGCRNEENDFLYRDFWLSHLQSGGVLSEDKGGGFYVAFSRDQPQKVYVQHKMREQSTKIWNLLAGGAAVYVAGSANKMPSDVLAALEEIISLEGGVTKEVAARWIHALEKSGKYHVEAWS, from the exons ATGATATTGGATGCCTGCATGTCTACTATTGTCTGCATTTGGTATGCAATCCACCTGAGAATGAAACTTATGGCTGTTGCAGACTTCAAAAGTCTTGAGATGCTGATCGAGAGAACTCGTTCAATGTCCCCTGGGAAATCTTCTGGCAAGATGAGGCCTGATTGCTTTCTAAATTTG ACAGAAAACTGCCCATTAACTAGGCCAGGTAGCGGCAAGGATGTATGGCACTTAGAGTTCGAAGCAGTTTCATCA TCTTTTTCCTTGTTTcagtctattcactatgatgtTGGTGATGTTCTCGAGGTGCTTCCCAGCCAAGATCCTGTTGCAGTTGATGCTTTCATGAAGCGTTGTAATTTGAACCCAGAAGCTTACATCACT GTTCAACCAAGCAAGAAAGAGAATTCCATGGGTGATACTAACCATGCTCCGGACATCCCtgtgaaattgaaaacttttgtgGAATTAACAATGGATATTGCATCAGCTTCGCCCAGACGCTATTTCTTTGAG ATCATGAGTAATTTTGCCAGTGCTCAACATGAGAAGGAAAGGCTGCAGTATTTTGCGTCGCCTGAAGGAAGAGATGATCTATATCAATACAACCAAAAGGAACGAAGAACTGTGCTGGAG gTCTTAGAAGATTTCCCTTCTGTGCAAATGCCACTTGAATGGTTGGTACAGTTAATTCCTCCACTAAAGACGAGAgctttctccatttcttcttctaattCTGCTCACCCAAACCAAGTACACTTGACGGTGAGCGTTGTGTCTTGGACAACACCATACAAAAGGACGCGCAAGGGTCTTTGTTCAACATGGCTAGCTGGACTTCATCCGCAGCAAA GAGTCCTAATTCCGGCATGGTTTCACAAAGGTTCTCTTCCTTCACCTTCACCCTCAGTTCCACTTATTCTCATTGGACCCGGGACTGGTTGTGCTCCATTCCGTGGATTTGTGGAGGAAAGAGCCCTTCAAAGTAAATCTGGTCCGACAGCTCCagtgcttttcttttttggttgcAGAAATGAGGAGAATGACTTCTTATATCGAGACTTTTGGTTGTCCCATTTACAAAGTGGCGGAGTACTTTCAGAGGACAAAGGTGGAGGATTTTATGTTGCGTTCTCAAGAGACCAGCCACAAAAGGTGTATGTGCAACATAAAATGCGAGAACAAAGCACGAAAATCTGGAATCTGCTTGCTGGGGGGGCTGCTGTCTACGTTGCAGGTTCTGCTAACAAAATGCCCTCTGATGTATTGGCAGCTCTGGAGGAAATAATTTCCTTAGAGGGTGGAGTTACGAAAGAAGTTGCTGCAAGGTGGATTCACGCGCTGGAAAAGTCTGGCAAGTACCATGTCGAAGCCTGGTCTTGA
- the LOC113777392 gene encoding NADPH-dependent diflavin oxidoreductase 1 isoform X3 has translation MEDEPNKKKLLILYASETGNAMDAAERLGREADRRCCPVSVLCIDDFEPKSLPFEETVIFVVSTTGQGDVPDSMKGFWRFLLQRSLSKEWLKGVDYGVFGLGDSSYQKYNFVAKKLDKRLLDLGARSLIERGLGDDQHPSGYEGALDPWMSKLWKTLYNKAPNLFPNDPNTATLNGTWVDQPKIQITYHDVGKGNSQCSAAIDFKSLEMLIERTRSMSPGKSSGKMRPDCFLNLTENCPLTRPGSGKDVWHLEFEAVSSSFSLFQSIHYDVGDVLEVLPSQDPVAVDAFMKRCNLNPEAYITVQPSKKENSMGDTNHAPDIPVKLKTFVELTMDIASASPRRYFFEIMSNFASAQHEKERLQYFASPEGRDDLYQYNQKERRTVLEVLEDFPSVQMPLEWLVQLIPPLKTRAFSISSSNSAHPNQVHLTVSVVSWTTPYKRTRKGLCSTWLAGLHPQQRVLIPAWFHKEMRRMTSYIETFGCPIYKVAEYFQRTKVEDFMLRSQETSHKRCMCNIKCENKARKSGICLLGGLLSTLQVLLTKCPLMYWQLWRK, from the exons ATGGAGGACGAGCCGAACAAGAAGAAGCTGCTAATACTTTACGCTTCAGAAACTGGAAATGCCATGGACGCAGCTGAGCGATTAGGTCGCGAAGCCGATCGCCGCTGCTGCCCCGTCTCCGTCCTCTGCATCGATGACTTTGAACCC AAAAGTTTACCTTTTGAAGAGACGGTCATTTTTGTGGTTTCAACCACCGGCCAAGGGGACGTTCCGGATTCCATGAAG GGGTTTTGGAGGTTTTTATTGCAGAGGAGTTTAAGTAAGGAGTGGCTTAAAGGAGTTGATTATGGCGTGTTTGGATTGGGTGATTCGAGCTACCAGAAATATAAT TTTGTTGCGAAGAAGCTAGACAAAAGACTGTTGGATCTTGGTGCTAGATCCCTGATTGAAAGAGGTCTTGGAGATGATCAGCATCCATCAGG GTATGAAGGAGCTCTGGAcccttggatgtccaaattGTGGAAGACATTGTACAATAAGGCTCCTAATTTGTTCCCTAATGATCCAAATACTGCCACATTAAATGGTACTTGGGTGGATCAGCCGAAGATACAGATAACATATCATGATGTTGGTAAAGGAAATTCTCAATGTTCAGCCGCCATTG ACTTCAAAAGTCTTGAGATGCTGATCGAGAGAACTCGTTCAATGTCCCCTGGGAAATCTTCTGGCAAGATGAGGCCTGATTGCTTTCTAAATTTG ACAGAAAACTGCCCATTAACTAGGCCAGGTAGCGGCAAGGATGTATGGCACTTAGAGTTCGAAGCAGTTTCATCA TCTTTTTCCTTGTTTcagtctattcactatgatgtTGGTGATGTTCTCGAGGTGCTTCCCAGCCAAGATCCTGTTGCAGTTGATGCTTTCATGAAGCGTTGTAATTTGAACCCAGAAGCTTACATCACT GTTCAACCAAGCAAGAAAGAGAATTCCATGGGTGATACTAACCATGCTCCGGACATCCCtgtgaaattgaaaacttttgtgGAATTAACAATGGATATTGCATCAGCTTCGCCCAGACGCTATTTCTTTGAG ATCATGAGTAATTTTGCCAGTGCTCAACATGAGAAGGAAAGGCTGCAGTATTTTGCGTCGCCTGAAGGAAGAGATGATCTATATCAATACAACCAAAAGGAACGAAGAACTGTGCTGGAG gTCTTAGAAGATTTCCCTTCTGTGCAAATGCCACTTGAATGGTTGGTACAGTTAATTCCTCCACTAAAGACGAGAgctttctccatttcttcttctaattCTGCTCACCCAAACCAAGTACACTTGACGGTGAGCGTTGTGTCTTGGACAACACCATACAAAAGGACGCGCAAGGGTCTTTGTTCAACATGGCTAGCTGGACTTCATCCGCAGCAAA GAGTCCTAATTCCGGCATGGTTTCACAAAG AAATGAGGAGAATGACTTCTTATATCGAGACTTTTGGTTGTCCCATTTACAAAGTGGCGGAGTACTTTCAGAGGACAAAGGTGGAGGATTTTATGTTGCGTTCTCAAGAGACCAGCCACAAAAGGTGTATGTGCAACATAAAATGCGAGAACAAAGCACGAAAATCTGGAATCTGCTTGCTGGGGGGGCTGCTGTCTACGTTGCAGGTTCTGCTAACAAAATGCCCTCTGATGTATTGGCAGCTCTGGAGGAAATAA